One genomic segment of Clostridium estertheticum subsp. estertheticum includes these proteins:
- the argB gene encoding acetylglutamate kinase, translating to MDILNNESNKKDFLQMSKYEGKTFVIKYGGSIMSNDVAKEAFVEDIELMTKAGIKVVIVHGGGPLISKWVKKSGGENKFIKGLRVTSKDTMEIVEMVLSGNVNKRLSSILSLRGLNAIGISGRDSNLIQAKKKYIFDDDKKIDIGFVGEVANINTKVLLTLLKNKYIPVVSPVGVGCNGDSYNINADYAAAAISGVLKAEKLLIMTDIDGVYTDITDPTTLLSSITVAQTKEFINKGMIYGGMIPKLECCVAAIDKGAKNVHLVDGRKKHGLLLNIIKDSGTKIITAKGVI from the coding sequence ATGGATATATTAAATAATGAATCAAATAAAAAAGATTTTTTGCAAATGAGTAAATATGAGGGTAAAACCTTTGTGATAAAATATGGTGGAAGTATAATGAGTAATGATGTTGCGAAAGAAGCTTTTGTAGAAGATATTGAGCTTATGACAAAAGCAGGCATAAAGGTTGTTATTGTACATGGTGGAGGTCCTTTGATTAGCAAGTGGGTAAAGAAAAGCGGTGGTGAAAACAAGTTTATAAAAGGATTAAGAGTTACAAGTAAGGATACTATGGAAATTGTAGAGATGGTATTATCAGGTAATGTTAATAAAAGATTATCATCAATCTTAAGTCTTAGAGGACTAAATGCTATAGGTATAAGTGGTAGAGACAGCAATTTGATTCAAGCTAAAAAGAAGTACATTTTTGATGATGACAAAAAAATTGATATAGGTTTCGTTGGAGAGGTTGCAAACATAAATACAAAGGTTTTACTTACCTTGCTTAAAAACAAGTATATACCAGTTGTTTCTCCAGTAGGTGTAGGCTGCAATGGTGATAGTTACAATATAAATGCAGATTATGCTGCAGCTGCTATAAGTGGAGTACTTAAAGCTGAAAAATTATTAATTATGACAGATATAGATGGTGTATATACAGATATAACTGACCCAACAACACTTTTATCATCAATAACGGTTGCACAAACTAAAGAGTTTATAAATAAGGGTATGATTTATGGTGGAATGATTCCAAAGCTAGAATGTTGCGTTGCTGCAATTGATAAGGGAGCTAAGAATGTTCACTTAGTAGATGGAAGAAAAAAACATGGTTTATTATTAAATATAATTAAGGATAGTGGAACTAAAATTATAACAGCGAAAGGGGTAATATAA
- a CDS encoding aspartate aminotransferase family protein encodes MEENCVMNTYGRYDVTFEKGLGCKIYDSVGQEYMDFVSGVAVNCLGHSHPAIINAITTQSSKLMQSSNYYWNTPHKLLAKKLIDNCDHDKVFFCNSGTEAIEAALKIARKYGSLKNTKDKNVLIYMDESFHGRTMGSLSVTGQEKYQKDFRPLIGGTQKVKFNDVEELKKNFNDKVCAVIVEPIQGEGGINIATIEFLKAARDLCDKYDALLIFDEVQCGMGRLGSLFAYKKFSVIPDVICIAKALGGGFPIGATITNVKASAAFVPGDHGSTFGGNPLACAVGEAVLTELLDGGVIEKIDDKSAYMKERLLKIKEKYGVIDEIKGIGLLIGIKINADTKEFCKSCFDKKLLVIAAGNNVVRLLPPLNVTKGEIDEALDILERVISEI; translated from the coding sequence ATGGAAGAAAATTGTGTAATGAATACTTATGGAAGATATGATGTTACTTTTGAGAAAGGCCTTGGATGTAAAATTTATGATTCAGTGGGTCAAGAATATATGGATTTTGTATCAGGAGTTGCAGTGAATTGTCTTGGACATAGCCATCCTGCTATAATAAATGCAATAACTACTCAAAGTAGTAAGCTCATGCAGAGTTCTAATTATTATTGGAATACACCGCATAAGCTACTCGCAAAAAAACTAATAGATAACTGTGATCACGATAAAGTGTTTTTTTGTAACAGTGGTACCGAAGCCATAGAAGCAGCGCTCAAGATAGCGAGAAAATATGGATCATTAAAAAATACTAAAGATAAAAATGTACTTATATATATGGACGAGTCCTTTCATGGTAGAACTATGGGTTCATTATCAGTTACTGGTCAAGAAAAATATCAAAAAGATTTCCGCCCATTAATTGGAGGTACACAAAAGGTAAAATTTAATGATGTAGAAGAGTTAAAAAAGAATTTTAATGATAAAGTATGCGCTGTAATAGTAGAACCAATTCAAGGAGAAGGCGGAATAAATATTGCAACAATAGAGTTCTTAAAAGCAGCAAGAGATTTGTGCGATAAATATGACGCTCTATTAATTTTTGATGAAGTGCAATGCGGTATGGGACGCCTTGGAAGTCTTTTTGCTTATAAGAAATTTTCAGTTATTCCTGATGTAATATGTATCGCAAAAGCACTCGGTGGCGGTTTTCCAATAGGGGCAACTATTACAAATGTTAAAGCGTCAGCGGCATTTGTACCAGGTGATCATGGAAGCACTTTTGGTGGAAATCCACTTGCATGTGCTGTTGGTGAGGCTGTTTTAACAGAGCTTCTTGATGGTGGAGTTATAGAGAAAATTGACGACAAAAGTGCATATATGAAAGAAAGATTACTTAAAATAAAAGAGAAATATGGTGTAATAGATGAAATAAAAGGTATAGGTCTATTGATTGGCATAAAAATAAATGCAGATACAAAGGAATTTTGTAAGTCGTGTTTTGATAAGAAATTGCTTGTAATAGCGGCTGGGAATAATGTGGTAAGATTACTTCCTCCACTTAATGTAACAAAGGGAGAGATTGATGAAGCATTAGATATTCTTGAAAGAGTAATTTCGGAAATTTAA
- a CDS encoding response regulator transcription factor, protein MHNLLIVEDENIERRALRYIIEDKLSCINICGEAKSGFEAIEMAKTSTPDIILMDVEMPELSGLEAQKEIIKFLPNVHTIILSAYDDFAFTQSAIRIKVIDYLLKPIRPNDLIESINRSISLINTQNDRVISDNQDDTLIKEAMKYIDKHYNTYINLQSIAAYVHLNPQYFSRYFKSKIGINFINYLSSFRIIKAKDLLLNTDKNITEISQNVGYVDSSYFSKVFLKSVGMSPNHFRYQNKKQHF, encoded by the coding sequence ATGCACAATTTACTAATAGTTGAAGATGAAAATATTGAAAGACGAGCGCTTAGATACATCATTGAAGATAAACTAAGTTGTATTAATATTTGTGGTGAAGCTAAAAGTGGATTTGAAGCTATTGAAATGGCTAAAACAAGTACCCCCGATATCATTTTAATGGATGTAGAAATGCCTGAACTTAGCGGCCTTGAGGCTCAAAAAGAGATAATTAAATTTTTACCAAATGTACACACAATCATTCTATCTGCTTATGATGATTTTGCTTTTACTCAGAGTGCAATTAGAATAAAAGTAATCGATTACCTACTTAAACCCATAAGACCTAACGATTTAATTGAATCTATAAATAGGAGTATATCTTTAATAAATACGCAAAATGATAGAGTCATAAGTGATAACCAAGATGATACGCTAATTAAAGAAGCTATGAAATATATCGATAAACATTATAATACATATATAAATCTTCAATCAATTGCAGCTTATGTTCATCTTAACCCACAATATTTCAGCAGATACTTTAAGAGTAAAATTGGTATTAATTTTATTAATTACTTATCTTCCTTTAGAATAATAAAAGCAAAGGACTTGCTCCTAAATACAGATAAAAACATTACTGAAATATCACAAAACGTTGGATATGTTGATTCAAGTTATTTCAGTAAAGTTTTTTTAAAAAGTGTTGGAATGTCACCTAATCACTTTAGATATCAAAACAAGAAACAACATTTCTAA
- a CDS encoding sensor histidine kinase, with translation MVINPKYKLKEIIDVSSLKDIQDKFAKIIGLSTVTVNGDGTPVVTASYFTKWCSLIRSSAEGYRRCKHCDSVGGTMAMEAGKPIIYNCHTGLIDFAAPIIVNGNYLGSMLCGQVTSTNFKNKTLIDVKRLSRELSLSENDLFNALAEVPVVDYEKILVSADYLFLFSNFIAKMGIATITKSELLDETKEKMKLTELLKNMEIKALQAQINPHFLYNTLNTIARMALIEGAPDTENLIYAISDLLRYSLKNSNNMVTIDSEITNIKKYFYIQKTRFGDRFDYKIDIDPSILNFKIPVMTLQPLVENSIIHGLKNMTINGKVKIIGKNFNNSYLTLEVFDNGIGIDNDRLKTIFAVENSYENLTGLGIKNVDDRIKHFFGYSYGIELKSTKECGTTATIKVPCIKLNKREA, from the coding sequence ATGGTAATAAATCCTAAATATAAGCTTAAAGAAATCATTGACGTATCCTCACTTAAAGATATTCAAGATAAATTCGCAAAAATAATTGGCCTCTCAACTGTAACAGTTAATGGAGATGGAACACCTGTTGTAACCGCCAGTTATTTTACTAAATGGTGCAGCTTAATTAGAAGCAGTGCAGAAGGATATAGACGTTGTAAACATTGTGATTCAGTTGGTGGAACAATGGCAATGGAAGCCGGTAAACCTATTATTTATAACTGCCACACTGGTCTCATTGATTTTGCGGCTCCGATAATTGTAAATGGTAATTATCTTGGATCTATGTTATGTGGACAAGTAACAAGTACAAACTTTAAAAATAAAACACTCATAGATGTTAAGAGATTATCACGTGAACTTAGTTTATCTGAGAATGATCTATTTAATGCACTAGCTGAAGTTCCCGTAGTTGATTATGAAAAGATTCTAGTATCTGCTGATTATCTTTTTCTTTTCTCTAATTTTATCGCTAAAATGGGAATAGCAACAATTACAAAATCAGAACTCTTGGACGAAACTAAAGAAAAAATGAAACTTACAGAACTTCTTAAAAATATGGAAATTAAAGCGCTTCAGGCTCAAATTAATCCTCATTTTCTATATAATACTCTAAATACCATTGCAAGAATGGCTTTAATAGAAGGTGCCCCCGACACTGAAAATCTCATTTATGCAATCTCTGACCTATTAAGGTATAGTCTTAAGAATTCAAATAACATGGTTACAATAGATTCAGAAATAACTAATATTAAAAAGTATTTTTATATTCAAAAAACAAGATTTGGTGATAGGTTTGATTACAAAATAGATATTGATCCTTCAATACTCAACTTTAAAATTCCTGTAATGACTCTTCAACCATTAGTCGAGAACTCAATAATTCATGGTCTTAAAAATATGACGATAAATGGTAAAGTTAAAATAATAGGTAAAAATTTTAATAATAGTTATCTCACACTTGAAGTTTTTGATAATGGCATTGGTATTGATAACGACAGACTTAAAACAATTTTTGCAGTTGAAAATTCTTATGAAAACCTTACCGGCCTAGGAATTAAAAATGTAGACGACAGGATTAAACACTTTTTTGGGTATAGTTATGGCATCGAACTTAAATCGACTAAAGAATGTGGAACTACCGCTACAATAAAGGTTCCTTGTATTAAATTAAATAAAAGGGAGGCGTAA
- the pduA gene encoding propanediol utilization microcompartment protein PduA, which translates to MGQESLGMIETKGLIGAIEAADSMVKAANVVLIGYEKIGSGLVTVMVRGDVGAVKAATDAGAAAAKRVGEVVSVHVIPRPHTDVERILPKYPVSE; encoded by the coding sequence ATGGGACAAGAATCATTAGGAATGATAGAGACAAAAGGTTTGATTGGTGCAATAGAAGCTGCAGATTCAATGGTTAAAGCTGCAAATGTAGTTCTTATAGGTTATGAGAAAATAGGCTCAGGACTAGTTACTGTTATGGTTAGGGGAGATGTTGGTGCTGTTAAAGCCGCTACTGATGCCGGTGCAGCAGCTGCAAAGAGAGTTGGAGAAGTTGTATCTGTTCATGTAATTCCAAGACCTCACACTGATGTTGAAAGAATATTACCTAAATATCCAGTTTCAGAATAA
- the pduB gene encoding propanediol utilization microcompartment protein PduB: MNTQLIEKVYEEVRRKIASGEIKANDIEKTVKELAKCENESKVKNEIIEVKEVKKEGKFMQAPGLTEFVGTGIGDTIGLVIANIDSALHAAMGIDKKFHSIGIIGARTGAGPQIMAADEAVKATNTEIVSIELPRDTKGGAGHGCLIIFGAEDVSDARRAVEVTLKELPRTFGDVYGNDAGHLEMQYSARASLAIEKAFGAPVGKAFGLVIGAPAAIGVMMADTAVKTANVEIVAYSSPSKGTSHSNEVILAITGDSGAVRQAVIAGREVGKKLLNALGDEPTSTTEPYI, encoded by the coding sequence ATGAATACACAGCTAATTGAAAAGGTTTATGAAGAGGTTAGACGTAAAATTGCTAGCGGAGAAATAAAAGCAAATGATATTGAAAAAACAGTTAAAGAACTTGCAAAATGTGAGAATGAAAGTAAAGTTAAAAATGAAATTATAGAGGTTAAAGAAGTTAAAAAGGAGGGGAAATTTATGCAGGCACCAGGATTAACCGAATTTGTTGGAACAGGTATTGGAGATACAATTGGTTTAGTTATTGCAAACATAGATTCAGCACTACACGCGGCTATGGGAATTGATAAAAAATTCCATTCAATAGGTATTATAGGAGCAAGAACCGGAGCAGGTCCACAAATAATGGCTGCTGATGAGGCTGTTAAAGCTACCAACACTGAAATCGTTTCAATTGAACTTCCAAGAGATACAAAAGGTGGGGCTGGTCATGGTTGCCTTATAATATTTGGAGCAGAGGATGTATCAGATGCAAGGCGTGCAGTTGAAGTTACATTAAAAGAACTTCCTAGAACTTTTGGTGATGTTTATGGTAATGATGCAGGCCATCTTGAAATGCAGTATAGTGCAAGAGCAAGTTTGGCTATAGAAAAAGCTTTTGGAGCACCTGTTGGAAAGGCTTTTGGATTAGTTATTGGGGCGCCGGCAGCAATTGGAGTAATGATGGCGGATACTGCTGTTAAAACTGCAAATGTAGAAATAGTTGCGTATTCAAGTCCATCTAAAGGTACATCACATTCAAACGAAGTTATACTTGCAATAACTGGAGATTCAGGAGCAGTAAGACAAGCGGTAATCGCAGGAAGAGAAGTAGGAAAGAAACTTTTAAATGCGTTAGGTGATGAACCAACTTCAACTACCGAACCGTACATTTAA
- a CDS encoding propanediol/glycerol family dehydratase large subunit → MKRSKRFEALEKREVNKDGFVKDWPDVGLIAMDGPNDPKSSLKLENGKIVEMDGKKRADFDFIDIFLADHAINLGDAEKSMAISSLEIARMLTDINVPRAKIVTIATSITPAKLVEVVDHLNVVEMMMALQKMRARKTPSNQCHITNVKDNPILIAADAAEAALRGFDEMETTVAVTRYAPFNALGLLIGAQVGRGGILTQCALEEATELKLGMLGYTAYAETISVYGTEQVFTDGDDTPWSKAFLASAYASRGLKMRFTSGTGSEVLMGYAEGKSMLYLEARCIMITKGAGVQGLQNGSISCIGIPAAVSGGIRAVLAENLITSMLDMEVCSGNDQTFTHSDIRKTARTMMQFLPGTDFIFSGYGGVPNYDNMFAGSNFDVDDYDDYLVLQRDLKVDGGLKPVKEADAIAVRNKAAKVLQGVFKEMGLPQITDEEVEAVTYAHGSKDVPNRNVVEDLKAAQSILKNGITVLEVVKALSKSGNEDIAERVLSLVKQRIAGDYLHTSSIFDDKFNVITAVNDPNDYMGPGTGYRLEGARWEEIKNINQALDPNKM, encoded by the coding sequence ATGAAAAGATCAAAAAGATTTGAAGCGTTAGAAAAAAGAGAAGTTAATAAAGATGGGTTTGTAAAAGATTGGCCAGATGTAGGCCTTATTGCAATGGATGGTCCTAATGATCCTAAATCTAGTTTAAAACTTGAAAATGGAAAAATTGTTGAAATGGATGGAAAGAAAAGAGCTGATTTTGATTTTATAGATATTTTTCTTGCAGATCACGCTATAAACCTTGGTGATGCAGAAAAATCAATGGCGATTAGTTCACTTGAAATTGCTAGGATGCTTACAGATATAAATGTTCCTAGAGCAAAAATTGTAACTATTGCTACATCAATTACACCAGCAAAACTAGTTGAAGTTGTAGATCATTTAAATGTTGTTGAAATGATGATGGCACTACAAAAAATGAGAGCTAGAAAAACACCATCTAATCAGTGTCATATTACAAATGTAAAAGATAATCCAATTCTGATTGCTGCTGATGCTGCAGAAGCTGCTTTAAGAGGTTTTGATGAAATGGAAACTACAGTTGCTGTAACAAGATATGCACCATTTAATGCACTTGGATTACTAATTGGAGCACAAGTAGGAAGAGGTGGAATATTAACTCAATGTGCTCTTGAAGAAGCAACGGAACTTAAACTTGGAATGCTTGGTTATACAGCATACGCTGAGACTATATCAGTTTATGGTACAGAGCAAGTATTTACTGATGGAGATGATACTCCTTGGTCAAAGGCTTTTCTTGCATCTGCATATGCATCTCGTGGACTTAAAATGAGGTTTACATCTGGTACTGGTTCAGAAGTTTTAATGGGCTATGCTGAAGGTAAATCAATGCTTTATCTTGAAGCAAGATGCATAATGATTACAAAGGGTGCTGGAGTTCAAGGATTACAAAATGGTTCTATAAGTTGTATTGGTATACCAGCAGCTGTTTCAGGTGGAATAAGAGCTGTACTTGCTGAAAATCTTATAACTTCAATGCTTGACATGGAAGTTTGTTCAGGAAATGATCAAACATTCACACATTCAGATATAAGAAAAACTGCAAGAACTATGATGCAATTCCTTCCTGGAACAGACTTTATATTCTCAGGATACGGTGGAGTTCCTAATTATGATAACATGTTTGCAGGTTCTAACTTTGATGTTGATGACTATGATGACTACCTTGTACTTCAAAGAGATTTAAAGGTCGATGGAGGACTCAAACCAGTAAAAGAAGCAGATGCAATTGCTGTTAGAAATAAGGCTGCTAAAGTGCTTCAGGGAGTATTTAAAGAAATGGGATTACCACAAATAACTGATGAAGAAGTTGAAGCCGTAACATATGCACATGGAAGTAAGGATGTTCCAAACCGAAATGTTGTAGAAGATTTAAAAGCCGCTCAAAGCATACTTAAAAATGGAATTACAGTTCTTGAAGTAGTTAAAGCTCTTTCAAAGAGTGGTAATGAAGATATTGCAGAGAGGGTTCTAAGTTTAGTTAAACAAAGAATTGCTGGAGATTATCTGCACACCTCATCTATTTTTGACGATAAATTTAATGTAATTACTGCAGTAAATGATCCTAATGATTATATGGGACCAGGAACTGGGTATAGGCTTGAGGGAGCAAGATGGGAAGAAATCAAAAACATTAATCAGGCTCTTGATCCTAATAAAATGTAG
- a CDS encoding propanediol/glycerol family dehydratase medium subunit produces MNVMSNEELIKIITNEVVKKLQSQGDSHEEIANSKLDTLNSKLELIEVGVAKPGTRRDEVVIAVAPAFGIYQTKTIVDIPHNEVLSEIMAGIEEEGVTSRVIRVTRTSDVCFMAHDAAVLSGSGIGIGIQSKGTTVIHQKDLEMLENLELFPQAPLITRETFRAIGKNAAKYAKGESPDPVPTLNDQMARPKYQAKAAVLHIKETQHVVPNAKPMQLKVVFK; encoded by the coding sequence ATGAATGTAATGTCTAATGAAGAATTAATAAAAATTATAACTAATGAAGTTGTTAAAAAATTACAATCACAAGGCGATTCGCATGAGGAAATAGCGAATAGTAAATTGGACACTTTAAATTCGAAATTAGAGCTTATTGAAGTAGGAGTTGCAAAACCAGGAACAAGGCGTGATGAAGTTGTTATAGCAGTAGCTCCTGCATTTGGAATTTATCAGACAAAAACTATTGTTGATATTCCACATAATGAAGTACTTAGTGAAATTATGGCAGGAATTGAAGAAGAAGGTGTTACTTCAAGAGTTATTAGAGTAACTCGTACATCAGATGTTTGTTTTATGGCTCATGATGCAGCAGTTTTAAGCGGCTCAGGAATTGGTATTGGTATTCAGTCAAAAGGAACAACTGTTATTCATCAAAAAGACCTTGAGATGCTAGAAAATCTCGAACTTTTTCCACAAGCTCCATTAATTACAAGAGAGACTTTTAGAGCGATTGGGAAAAATGCTGCTAAATATGCAAAAGGTGAGTCACCTGATCCTGTTCCTACATTAAATGATCAGATGGCAAGGCCTAAATATCAAGCAAAAGCAGCAGTTCTTCATATCAAGGAAACACAGCATGTTGTGCCAAATGCAAAACCTATGCAGCTTAAAGTTGTATTTAAGTAA
- a CDS encoding diol dehydratase small subunit, translated as MDDNMNIEQIVKEVMKMMSSEPQAQEVKVASNSNVKKLTLKDYPLAIKSKELIKTKNGKGLDDIDVKSVLSGDVKDDDIKITSEVLLYQAQIADEVGRVQFGKNLRRAAEMVIIPDARVLEIYSALRPFRSTKQELLDIATELDDKYNATINATLVREAADVYEKRSRLKV; from the coding sequence ATGGATGATAATATGAATATTGAACAAATAGTAAAAGAAGTTATGAAAATGATGAGCAGTGAACCACAAGCACAAGAAGTTAAGGTGGCAAGTAATAGTAATGTTAAGAAGTTAACACTTAAAGACTATCCATTAGCAATAAAGAGTAAAGAACTTATTAAAACGAAAAATGGTAAAGGCCTTGACGACATAGATGTTAAAAGTGTGCTTAGTGGTGATGTTAAAGACGATGATATAAAAATTACATCAGAGGTTCTTTTATATCAAGCACAAATTGCAGATGAGGTTGGAAGAGTTCAGTTTGGTAAAAATTTAAGAAGAGCTGCTGAAATGGTTATAATTCCAGATGCAAGAGTTCTTGAAATTTATAGTGCACTCAGGCCTTTTAGATCTACAAAGCAGGAGTTATTAGATATTGCAACAGAACTTGATGATAAGTATAATGCCACAATAAATGCTACATTGGTAAGAGAAGCCGCTGATGTATATGAAAAAAGAAGTAGGCTAAAAGTTTAA
- a CDS encoding diol dehydratase reactivase subunit alpha, with the protein MKFIAGVDVGNSTTEVAIADIENGLNFVSSSLSKTTGIKGTLDNVVGILNSLTDACKKINIELSALDSICINEATPVIGDVAMETITETIITESTMIGHNPDTPGGLGIGIGKTVYIDEIVNLHSMEDVICIIPKSVDFETAAMRINNALDNNVKINGLIVQADDGVIISNRLRKVIPIVDEVSLIEKVPMGMIAAVEVAPPGSNITVLSNPYGLATIFSLTPDETKHIIPVARALIGNKSAVVIRTPEGDVKERTIPSGNLILFGKQEKKVGIEEGAVKIMKALRDAWPINDVVGESGTNVGGMIERVKQVMGQLTKQKSCEIKIQDILAVDTFVPQKVNGGIAGEFALENAVALAAMVKTSRLPMESIARKLEQETGIKVIIGGVEANMAVLGALTTPGTDRPMVILDLGGGSTDSAFISKTGDVKSIHHAGAGEMVTMLIDSELGIDDYNLAEDIKKYPLAKVESLFNVRYEDGSVCFFQKPLSASIFARNVVVKENEMVPIHSKHSIDKIRIVRREAKKKIFITNVVRALQDIAPGNNLRAIEFVVLVGGSALDFEIPEMISDELSHYGIVCGSGNIRAKEGPRNAVATGLVISYYNSLKGI; encoded by the coding sequence TTGAAGTTTATTGCAGGTGTAGATGTAGGTAATTCTACAACAGAGGTAGCTATTGCGGATATTGAAAATGGTCTAAATTTTGTTTCTAGTAGTTTGTCTAAAACTACAGGAATAAAAGGAACTTTAGATAACGTTGTTGGAATTTTAAATTCATTAACTGACGCATGCAAGAAGATTAATATAGAATTATCTGCATTGGATTCCATATGTATCAATGAGGCAACACCTGTAATAGGTGATGTAGCAATGGAAACAATTACAGAAACAATAATAACTGAGTCAACTATGATTGGACACAATCCAGATACACCAGGTGGGCTAGGTATTGGTATTGGTAAGACTGTGTATATTGATGAAATAGTGAATTTACACAGTATGGAAGATGTAATTTGTATAATTCCAAAGTCAGTAGATTTTGAAACTGCTGCTATGAGAATTAATAATGCACTTGACAATAATGTAAAAATTAATGGACTTATTGTTCAAGCAGATGATGGTGTTATTATTTCCAATAGGCTAAGGAAAGTTATCCCGATTGTTGATGAAGTTTCCCTTATAGAAAAAGTACCTATGGGAATGATTGCGGCTGTCGAGGTAGCGCCGCCAGGTTCTAACATAACAGTACTTTCAAATCCCTATGGCTTAGCTACAATATTTAGCTTAACCCCAGATGAAACAAAGCATATAATTCCTGTTGCAAGGGCTCTGATTGGAAATAAATCAGCTGTTGTAATTAGGACACCAGAGGGAGATGTAAAGGAAAGAACGATTCCATCTGGTAATCTTATTTTATTTGGAAAACAAGAAAAAAAAGTTGGCATCGAAGAAGGTGCTGTTAAAATAATGAAAGCGTTAAGGGATGCTTGGCCAATAAATGATGTGGTCGGTGAGAGCGGAACAAATGTTGGAGGAATGATTGAAAGAGTTAAGCAGGTCATGGGTCAATTAACTAAGCAGAAAAGCTGCGAAATAAAAATTCAAGATATTTTAGCAGTAGACACATTTGTACCTCAAAAGGTAAACGGAGGTATAGCAGGAGAGTTTGCTTTAGAAAATGCAGTTGCACTAGCAGCAATGGTTAAAACAAGTAGACTGCCTATGGAAAGTATAGCAAGAAAACTTGAGCAGGAGACAGGTATTAAGGTAATTATTGGTGGAGTTGAAGCAAATATGGCAGTTCTTGGAGCATTAACTACTCCAGGTACGGACAGACCAATGGTAATACTTGATTTAGGTGGGGGATCAACAGATTCTGCCTTTATAAGTAAAACAGGAGATGTAAAATCTATTCATCATGCTGGAGCAGGAGAGATGGTAACAATGCTCATAGACTCAGAGCTTGGAATAGATGACTATAACCTGGCAGAGGATATCAAGAAGTATCCTCTTGCAAAAGTTGAAAGCCTATTTAATGTAAGGTATGAAGATGGTAGTGTATGTTTTTTTCAAAAGCCGCTTAGTGCTTCTATATTTGCAAGAAATGTTGTTGTAAAAGAAAATGAGATGGTTCCAATCCATTCAAAACATTCAATTGATAAAATAAGAATTGTTAGACGCGAAGCTAAAAAGAAGATATTTATAACAAATGTTGTAAGAGCTCTTCAAGATATAGCACCAGGGAATAACCTTCGCGCTATTGAGTTTGTAGTGCTCGTTGGTGGATCAGCACTTGATTTTGAAATACCTGAAATGATATCTGATGAGCTTTCTCATTATGGCATAGTTTGTGGAAGCGGTAATATAAGAGCAAAAGAGGGCCCTAGAAATGCAGTAGCAACAGGTCTTGTAATATCTTACTACAATAGCTTGAAAGGAATATAA
- a CDS encoding glycerol dehydratase reactivase beta/small subunit family protein yields the protein MENNSRPCIVVVTDKPDINILKHILAGIEEEGIPYEVDVVNGDELLKITHKAAVYSRMGVGIGIKQNRVLLHFSKLKIDKPILDVNLNENIKDTARNIGNNAARLYKIMPFKNMGEGIMEALKHNFAREENI from the coding sequence ATGGAGAATAACAGTAGACCTTGCATTGTTGTTGTTACGGATAAACCAGATATTAATATACTTAAACATATACTCGCAGGAATTGAAGAAGAAGGTATCCCATATGAAGTTGATGTAGTTAATGGTGATGAACTTTTAAAAATCACTCATAAGGCTGCAGTGTATTCAAGAATGGGTGTCGGGATAGGAATAAAACAAAATAGAGTTTTGCTACACTTTAGCAAACTTAAAATTGATAAACCAATTCTCGACGTCAACTTGAATGAAAATATTAAAGATACTGCAAGAAACATTGGTAATAATGCTGCAAGATTATATAAAATAATGCCTTTTAAAAATATGGGCGAGGGTATTATGGAAGCATTAAAGCATAATTTCGCAAGGGAGGAAAACATATGA